A window of Argopecten irradians isolate NY chromosome 1, Ai_NY, whole genome shotgun sequence contains these coding sequences:
- the LOC138315816 gene encoding calmodulin-binding transcription activator 2-like isoform X6, producing the protein MEEPSSSSTPKPVPSSSTDNGSSIGNTFTLPKQLEGIKPTGEFPGVRHRWNTNEEIASILIAFDKHKEWMHLEMKVRPPSGSMLLYSRKKVRYRKDGYCWKKRKDGKNIREDHMKLKVQGLECIYGSYVHSDILPTFHRRCYWLLQNPDIVIVHYLNVPYPDNTKMKIPVISQAFEKKEWTKEELIDQLRPMFSTGRPGEESEQMIEESVEALVRHLLEYHENCDKTKSHKCDKPCDTICSNNLYKLSPRGTLAELDAARKSEATNCCGAKTSSQMTIMASLPTKVPEISPAPPPQGCSTVVGMKESVVVPISQSQKVVDMAVTTADIAQMPYILSLGPSTSRYLVVGGQVSTMQTPITVSAGCHVQPISHLITQLPSDQNNMAPPHQHLQALSVTLPAPVVATQTQGISADGNNATTHQTFVANNTFVSGGTNDQSVVPMQVTVNETNERKAELGKGNKLNILPQLQRVTVDDVQTVIQSQSHKLLPQLQTFTAEDVQSLIQSHHTVESKGTANTLDLEHIKDPSKSLETDSGCLNSSLGSTDYSFDNLDLLDFPDVEKLVNDLSTSESHDNFNTRSEELAGPIPMINDASCVSNQRLEAAPDNKMSSHLTDSHGHIGQQAVPNSPLLHHQHISPANHSVKPGAEKMVQSGITEANLMSTDRISVNSSLRNNGAIITDYCPEWSYTEGGCKMLVVGSWLSATAQYVCVFDGKSVPTRLVQPGVLKCFVPAHAAGCVSLHVTCDGTVFSNSVPFEYKDKKLEETTQSQQSEWFSLNDDCLKLLLIDRLAELEQRLSNVASPGEPPQSVLRQIQNFLMTGDLEEKLVWHVKKISGDTWSDVDPFPKPGPHNMTILHLAAALGYSKLIQTLVQWRSDNPCWVLEYEVDARCQDDNACTPLMWACGRGHTQAAVVLYHWNSEALHIQNNEGLVPLILAQKHGHMDVIKTLDKLLTVNSQNSMFISGGGHYVPMQSSPPRSVDMPLQTSTPLNKDLVRGLFKSPPPVSTVPRSDTTTASSAATYPGEGFLIRRQSDQALRGNSSKKKLSKRFSVDLLPVHSISNEGSTVTDTANRPMRETNSEPQLSMATDPLTRQTNPMLSDPGRDLTSPDMMMQATETNYEAPKHGETNMDAITLTPRSQGPNSVLIQMDTAGVENDEDVTHQMVTLAKQIIAAMPERIKLSPSRSEEPVVELTYVRERSSSYSSIPSQPSPHASSYEEDSGISTPMGDGLAFDEYRYTDLGTPASSLSPDSTCLPSPYSPYNFSLDSPPPTTAEFTEYFNAPATFMEKDFSQLTLSDIEQRKLYEAAKVIQSAYRIYRDKQQLQQQREMEAAVLIQKYYRRYKQYAYYKKMTQAAVLIQSQFRSYYAQKRFKKSRDAAVVIQNQYRTYKEHERLKKGGNQSVIIQQRFRSHYQRKSSDGTEGHIVQLVSETGDRDVWKIVHLRRDLLKFRRELQPRGKQHSLRQHSAGGIRH; encoded by the exons ATGGAAGAGCCCTCATCTTCCTCCACCCCCAAACCCGTCCCGTCCAGCTCTACAG ACAACGGTAGCAGTATAGGTAATACCTTTACACTTCCTAAACAATTGGAGGGCATCAAACCAACAGGAGAATTCCCGGGGGTTCGCCATCGCTGGAACACCAATGAG GAGATTGCATCAATTCTGATTGCATTTGACAAGCATAAAGAATGGATGCATTTAGAGATGAAAGTCCG ACCTCCCAGTGGTTCTATGCTACTCTACAGCAGGAAAAAGGTTCGATACAGGAAAGATGGCTACTgttggaaaaaaagaaaagacgGAAAAAACATTCGAGAGGACCACATGAAATTGAAGGTTCAGGGATTAGAG TGCATTTACGGTTCCTATGTCCACTCAGACATACTTCCAACATTTCACCGGCGTTGCTATTGGTTACTGCAG AATCCTGACATTGTGATAGTTCACTATCTAAATGTGCCCTACCCAGACAACACCAAGATGAAGATTCCTGTGATATCTCAGGCTTTTGAGAAGAAAGAATGGACCAAAGAGGAACTCATAGACCAACTCAGACCAATGT ttTCCACAGGCAGACCAGGGGAAGAGTCAGAACAAATG ATAGAGGAATCAGTGGAGGCTCTTGTGAGACACTTACTGGAGTACCATGAGAATTGTGATAAAACCAAATCCCACAAATGTGATAAACCCTGTGATACCATCTGTTCTAACAACCTCTACAAACTGTCTCCACGGGGAACCCTGGCCGAATTGGACGCGGCCCGGAAATCTGAGGCTACCAACTGCTGCGGGGCCAAAACCTCCTCACAAATGACCATTATGGCAAGTCTCCCGACGAAGGTTCCAGAGATCTCTCCAGCACCTCCACCACAG GGCTGTTCCACTGTGGTTGGTATGAAGGAAAGTGTCGTCGTCCCCATCAGCCAGAGTCAGAAGGTCGTGGACATGGCCGTAACGACAGCTGACATAGCTCAAATGCCCTATATCCTGAGTCTGGGTCCAAGTACAAGTCGTTACCTTGTTGTGGGTGGACAGGTGAGCACCATGCAGACGCCCATCACTGTGTCGGCTGGGTGTCACGTCCAGCCCATCTCTCATCTCATCACACAGTTACCTAGTGACCAGAACAACATGGCACCCCCTCACCAACATTTACAAGCCTTATCTGTGACACTCCCAGCACCTGTCGTCGCCACACAGACACAGGGCATTTCTGCTGACGGCAACAATGCCACCACACATCAAACTTTTGTAGcaaacaatacatttgtatcGGGCGGCACTAACGACCAATCAGTAGTCCCGATGCAGGTGACTGTAAACGAGACCAATGAGAGGAAAGCTGAGCTGGGCAAAGGCAATAAGCTAAATATTTTACCTCAATTACAACGTGTGACTGTCGATGACGTACAGACAGTCATACAATCTCAGTCACATAAACTCTTACCACAGTTGCAAACATTCACTGCCGAAGATGTGCAGTCACTCATCCAATCCCATCACACTGTGGAGTCCAAAGGCACCGCCAATACTCTAGATCTGGAACACATCAAGGATCCCTCTAAAAGCCTGGAGACTGACTCAGGTTGTCTCAACTCCAGTCTCGGCTCTACAGACTACAGTTTTGATAATCTTGACTTGTTAGACTTTCCTGATGTAGAAAAGCTCGTGAATGACTTGAGCACCTCAGAATCTCATGATAACTTCAACACTCGTAGTGAGGAATTGGCTGGTCCAATCCCAATGATCAATGATGCAAGTTGTGTCAGCAACCAAAGACTGGAGGCAGCTCCTGATAATAAAATGTCAAGTCATTTAACTGATTCTCATGGTCATATTGGGCAGCAGGCTGTTCCAAATAGTCCATTGTTACATCATCAACATATATCTCCGGCTAACCATAGTGTCAAACCTGGAGCAGAGAAGATGGTACAGTCTGGGATCACAGAAGCTAATCTCATGTCAACTGATCGAATATCTGTCAACTCATCTCTAAGGAATAATGGAGCCATAATCACCGACTACTGTCCGGAGTGGTCGTATACAGAG ggAGGGTGTAAGATGCTGGTGGTAGGTTCCTGGCTCTCTGCCACTGCTcaatatgtgtgtgtgtttgatGGTAAATCTGTCCCTACCAGACTAGTCCAGCCAGGTGTTCTCAAGTGTTTTGTTCCAG CCCATGCTGCCGGCTGCGTTAGTCTACATGTGACGTGTGATGGTACTGTGTTCTCCAATAGTGTTCCGTTTGAATACAAGGACAAGAAACTCGAGGAAACCACCCAGAGCCAACAGTCAGAATGGTTTTCACTGAATG ATGATTGTTTAAAGTTGCTGCTGATAGACCGACTAGCAGAACTGGAGCAGAGACTGAGCAATGTCGCGTCACCAGGTGAACCGCCTCAGTCCGTCCTCAGACAG ATCCAGAATTTCCTGATGACTGGGGACCTGGAGGAGAAACTTGTATGGCATGTGAAGAAGATTTCAGGAGATACTTGGTCCGATGTAGATCCATTCCCTAAGCCAGGTCCACACAACATGACAATTCTACATCTGGCCGCAGCTCTGGGATATTCCAAACTCATACAGACTCTGGTCCAATGGAGATCTGACAATCCATGTTGGGTACTGGAGTACGAGGTGGATGCTCGCTGTCAGGACGACAACGCTTGTACTCCTTTG ATGTGGGCTTGTGGACGGGGACATACCCAGGCAGCTGTTGTTTTATATCATTGGAACTCCGAAGCTCTACATATCCAAAACAATGAGGGACTTGTCCCACTAATACTTGCTCAAAAACATGGACACATGGATGTTATAAAAACTCTTGATAAATTACTCACTGTTAATTCACAAAACTCCATGTTTATTTCGGGTGGAGGTCACTATGTTCCAATGCAGTCTTCTCCACCAAGGTCTGTAGATATGCCACTACAGACGTCTACCCCTCTCAACAAAGACTTAGTTAGGGGTTTGTTTAAATCCCCTCCACCTGTCAGTACAGTGCCACGATCTGACACTACCACAGCAAGTTCCGCGGCTACTTACCCAGGTGAGGGCTTTTTGATCCGGCGACAGAGCGACCAAGCCCTTCGGGGAAATTCTTCAAAAAAGAAACTCAGCAAACGGTTCTCTGTGGATCTTCTTCCTGTGCATTCCATAAGCAACGAGGGATCAACAGTAACGGACACTGCTAATCGACCAATGAGAGAGACCAATTCTGAACCTCAACTCTCCATGGCAACAGACCCGTTAACGAGACAGACCAATCCAATGTTGTCTGACCCAGGTCGTGACCTCACGTCACCAGATATGATGATGCAGGCTACTGAAACTAACTATGAGGCTCCAAAACATGGAGAGACCAATATGGACGCCATCACGCTGACCCCAAGGTCTCAAGGACCCAACTCTGTCCTCATTCAAATGGATACAG CAGGTGTTGAGAATGACGAGGATGTCACCCATCAGATGGTCACACTAGCCAAGCAGATCATCGCCGCCATGCCAGAGCGGATCAAACTCTCTCCTAGCCGGAGTGAAGAACCGGTTGTGGAATTAACTTACGTACGGGAGAGAAGTAGTTCATATAGTTCCATTCCTTCACAACCATCACCACATGCATCGTCGTATGAGGAAGACTCGGGAATATCTACACCAATGGGCGATGGCCTAGCTTTTGATGAATATAG GTACACAGACCTGGGTACTCCAGCGTCATCCCTGAGTCCTGACTCCACCTGTCTGCCCAGCCCGTATAGTCCATACAACTTCTCACTAGATTCACCACCTCCAACTACGGCTGAGTTTACAGAGTACTTTAATGCTCCAGCTACGTTCATGGAGAAGGATTTCTCTCAGCTGACTCTGTCAG ATATTGAACAGAGAAAGTTGTATGAGGCAGCGAAAGTGATACAAAGTGCATACCGAATATACAGGGACAAGCAACAGTTACAGCAACAGAGGGAGATGGAGGCAGCGGTACTCATACAGAAGTACTACAGGCGCTACAAACAG TATGCATACTACAAGAAAATGACCCAGGCAGCAGTTTTGATTCAAAGCCAATTTAGAAGTTACTACGCACAAAAACGTTTCAAGAAAAGTCGAGATGCAGCGGTTGTGATCCAAAACCAATACAGGACTTACAAGGAGCATGAAAGATTAAAAAAGGGAGGAAACCAATCAGTTATCATTCAACAAAGATTCAG AAGTCACTACCAACGCAAAAGCTCCGACGGAACGGAGGGTCATATAGTTCAACTTGTCTCAGAAACTGGAGACAG AGATGTATGGAAAATTGTACATTTACGAAGG GATCTCTTAAAGTTTCGTCGAGAG CTCCAACCCCGAGGAAAACAGCACAGTCTCCGACAGCACTCCGCCGGAGGCATCCGACACTGA
- the LOC138315816 gene encoding calmodulin-binding transcription activator 2-like isoform X7, whose amino-acid sequence MEEPSSSSTPKPVPSSSTDNGSSIGNTFTLPKQLEGIKPTGEFPGVRHRWNTNEEIASILIAFDKHKEWMHLEMKVRPPSGSMLLYSRKKVRYRKDGYCWKKRKDGKNIREDHMKLKVQGLECIYGSYVHSDILPTFHRRCYWLLQNPDIVIVHYLNVPYPDNTKMKIPVISQAFEKKEWTKEELIDQLRPMFSTGRPGEESEQMIEESVEALVRHLLEYHENCDKTKSHKCDKPCDTICSNNLYKLSPRGTLAELDAARKSEATNCCGAKTSSQMTIMASLPTKVPEISPAPPPQGCSTVVGMKESVVVPISQSQKVVDMAVTTADIAQMPYILSLGPSTSRYLVVGGQVSTMQTPITVSAGCHVQPISHLITQLPSDQNNMAPPHQHLQALSVTLPAPVVATQTQGISADGNNATTHQTFVANNTFVSGGTNDQSVVPMQVTVNETNERKAELGKGNKLNILPQLQRVTVDDVQTVIQSQSHKLLPQLQTFTAEDVQSLIQSHHTVESKGTANTLDLEHIKDPSKSLETDSGCLNSSLGSTDYSFDNLDLLDFPDVEKLVNDLSTSESHDNFNTRSEELAGPIPMINDASCVSNQRLEAAPDNKMSSHLTDSHGHIGQQAVPNSPLLHHQHISPANHSVKPGAEKMVQSGITEANLMSTDRISVNSSLRNNGAIITDYCPEWSYTEGGCKMLVVGSWLSATAQYVCVFDGKSVPTRLVQPGVLKCFVPAHAAGCVSLHVTCDGTVFSNSVPFEYKDKKLEETTQSQQSEWFSLNDDCLKLLLIDRLAELEQRLSNVASPGEPPQSVLRQIQNFLMTGDLEEKLVWHVKKISGDTWSDVDPFPKPGPHNMTILHLAAALGYSKLIQTLVQWRSDNPCWVLEYEVDARCQDDNACTPLMWACGRGHTQAAVVLYHWNSEALHIQNNEGLVPLILAQKHGHMDVIKTLDKLLTVNSQNSMFISGGGHYVPMQSSPPRSVDMPLQTSTPLNKDLVRGLFKSPPPVSTVPRSDTTTASSAATYPGEGFLIRRQSDQALRGNSSKKKLSKRFSVDLLPVHSISNEGSTVTDTANRPMRETNSEPQLSMATDPLTRQTNPMLSDPGRDLTSPDMMMQATETNYEAPKHGETNMDAITLTPRSQGPNSVLIQMDTGVENDEDVTHQMVTLAKQIIAAMPERIKLSPSRSEEPVVELTYVRERSSSYSSIPSQPSPHASSYEEDSGISTPMGDGLAFDEYRYTDLGTPASSLSPDSTCLPSPYSPYNFSLDSPPPTTAEFTEYFNAPATFMEKDFSQLTLSDIEQRKLYEAAKVIQSAYRIYRDKQQLQQQREMEAAVLIQKYYRRYKQYAYYKKMTQAAVLIQSQFRSYYAQKRFKKSRDAAVVIQNQYRTYKEHERLKKGGNQSVIIQQRFRSHYQRKSSDGTEGHIVQLVSETGDRDVWKIVHLRRDLLKFRRELQPRGKQHSLRQHSAGGIRH is encoded by the exons ATGGAAGAGCCCTCATCTTCCTCCACCCCCAAACCCGTCCCGTCCAGCTCTACAG ACAACGGTAGCAGTATAGGTAATACCTTTACACTTCCTAAACAATTGGAGGGCATCAAACCAACAGGAGAATTCCCGGGGGTTCGCCATCGCTGGAACACCAATGAG GAGATTGCATCAATTCTGATTGCATTTGACAAGCATAAAGAATGGATGCATTTAGAGATGAAAGTCCG ACCTCCCAGTGGTTCTATGCTACTCTACAGCAGGAAAAAGGTTCGATACAGGAAAGATGGCTACTgttggaaaaaaagaaaagacgGAAAAAACATTCGAGAGGACCACATGAAATTGAAGGTTCAGGGATTAGAG TGCATTTACGGTTCCTATGTCCACTCAGACATACTTCCAACATTTCACCGGCGTTGCTATTGGTTACTGCAG AATCCTGACATTGTGATAGTTCACTATCTAAATGTGCCCTACCCAGACAACACCAAGATGAAGATTCCTGTGATATCTCAGGCTTTTGAGAAGAAAGAATGGACCAAAGAGGAACTCATAGACCAACTCAGACCAATGT ttTCCACAGGCAGACCAGGGGAAGAGTCAGAACAAATG ATAGAGGAATCAGTGGAGGCTCTTGTGAGACACTTACTGGAGTACCATGAGAATTGTGATAAAACCAAATCCCACAAATGTGATAAACCCTGTGATACCATCTGTTCTAACAACCTCTACAAACTGTCTCCACGGGGAACCCTGGCCGAATTGGACGCGGCCCGGAAATCTGAGGCTACCAACTGCTGCGGGGCCAAAACCTCCTCACAAATGACCATTATGGCAAGTCTCCCGACGAAGGTTCCAGAGATCTCTCCAGCACCTCCACCACAG GGCTGTTCCACTGTGGTTGGTATGAAGGAAAGTGTCGTCGTCCCCATCAGCCAGAGTCAGAAGGTCGTGGACATGGCCGTAACGACAGCTGACATAGCTCAAATGCCCTATATCCTGAGTCTGGGTCCAAGTACAAGTCGTTACCTTGTTGTGGGTGGACAGGTGAGCACCATGCAGACGCCCATCACTGTGTCGGCTGGGTGTCACGTCCAGCCCATCTCTCATCTCATCACACAGTTACCTAGTGACCAGAACAACATGGCACCCCCTCACCAACATTTACAAGCCTTATCTGTGACACTCCCAGCACCTGTCGTCGCCACACAGACACAGGGCATTTCTGCTGACGGCAACAATGCCACCACACATCAAACTTTTGTAGcaaacaatacatttgtatcGGGCGGCACTAACGACCAATCAGTAGTCCCGATGCAGGTGACTGTAAACGAGACCAATGAGAGGAAAGCTGAGCTGGGCAAAGGCAATAAGCTAAATATTTTACCTCAATTACAACGTGTGACTGTCGATGACGTACAGACAGTCATACAATCTCAGTCACATAAACTCTTACCACAGTTGCAAACATTCACTGCCGAAGATGTGCAGTCACTCATCCAATCCCATCACACTGTGGAGTCCAAAGGCACCGCCAATACTCTAGATCTGGAACACATCAAGGATCCCTCTAAAAGCCTGGAGACTGACTCAGGTTGTCTCAACTCCAGTCTCGGCTCTACAGACTACAGTTTTGATAATCTTGACTTGTTAGACTTTCCTGATGTAGAAAAGCTCGTGAATGACTTGAGCACCTCAGAATCTCATGATAACTTCAACACTCGTAGTGAGGAATTGGCTGGTCCAATCCCAATGATCAATGATGCAAGTTGTGTCAGCAACCAAAGACTGGAGGCAGCTCCTGATAATAAAATGTCAAGTCATTTAACTGATTCTCATGGTCATATTGGGCAGCAGGCTGTTCCAAATAGTCCATTGTTACATCATCAACATATATCTCCGGCTAACCATAGTGTCAAACCTGGAGCAGAGAAGATGGTACAGTCTGGGATCACAGAAGCTAATCTCATGTCAACTGATCGAATATCTGTCAACTCATCTCTAAGGAATAATGGAGCCATAATCACCGACTACTGTCCGGAGTGGTCGTATACAGAG ggAGGGTGTAAGATGCTGGTGGTAGGTTCCTGGCTCTCTGCCACTGCTcaatatgtgtgtgtgtttgatGGTAAATCTGTCCCTACCAGACTAGTCCAGCCAGGTGTTCTCAAGTGTTTTGTTCCAG CCCATGCTGCCGGCTGCGTTAGTCTACATGTGACGTGTGATGGTACTGTGTTCTCCAATAGTGTTCCGTTTGAATACAAGGACAAGAAACTCGAGGAAACCACCCAGAGCCAACAGTCAGAATGGTTTTCACTGAATG ATGATTGTTTAAAGTTGCTGCTGATAGACCGACTAGCAGAACTGGAGCAGAGACTGAGCAATGTCGCGTCACCAGGTGAACCGCCTCAGTCCGTCCTCAGACAG ATCCAGAATTTCCTGATGACTGGGGACCTGGAGGAGAAACTTGTATGGCATGTGAAGAAGATTTCAGGAGATACTTGGTCCGATGTAGATCCATTCCCTAAGCCAGGTCCACACAACATGACAATTCTACATCTGGCCGCAGCTCTGGGATATTCCAAACTCATACAGACTCTGGTCCAATGGAGATCTGACAATCCATGTTGGGTACTGGAGTACGAGGTGGATGCTCGCTGTCAGGACGACAACGCTTGTACTCCTTTG ATGTGGGCTTGTGGACGGGGACATACCCAGGCAGCTGTTGTTTTATATCATTGGAACTCCGAAGCTCTACATATCCAAAACAATGAGGGACTTGTCCCACTAATACTTGCTCAAAAACATGGACACATGGATGTTATAAAAACTCTTGATAAATTACTCACTGTTAATTCACAAAACTCCATGTTTATTTCGGGTGGAGGTCACTATGTTCCAATGCAGTCTTCTCCACCAAGGTCTGTAGATATGCCACTACAGACGTCTACCCCTCTCAACAAAGACTTAGTTAGGGGTTTGTTTAAATCCCCTCCACCTGTCAGTACAGTGCCACGATCTGACACTACCACAGCAAGTTCCGCGGCTACTTACCCAGGTGAGGGCTTTTTGATCCGGCGACAGAGCGACCAAGCCCTTCGGGGAAATTCTTCAAAAAAGAAACTCAGCAAACGGTTCTCTGTGGATCTTCTTCCTGTGCATTCCATAAGCAACGAGGGATCAACAGTAACGGACACTGCTAATCGACCAATGAGAGAGACCAATTCTGAACCTCAACTCTCCATGGCAACAGACCCGTTAACGAGACAGACCAATCCAATGTTGTCTGACCCAGGTCGTGACCTCACGTCACCAGATATGATGATGCAGGCTACTGAAACTAACTATGAGGCTCCAAAACATGGAGAGACCAATATGGACGCCATCACGCTGACCCCAAGGTCTCAAGGACCCAACTCTGTCCTCATTCAAATGGATACAG GTGTTGAGAATGACGAGGATGTCACCCATCAGATGGTCACACTAGCCAAGCAGATCATCGCCGCCATGCCAGAGCGGATCAAACTCTCTCCTAGCCGGAGTGAAGAACCGGTTGTGGAATTAACTTACGTACGGGAGAGAAGTAGTTCATATAGTTCCATTCCTTCACAACCATCACCACATGCATCGTCGTATGAGGAAGACTCGGGAATATCTACACCAATGGGCGATGGCCTAGCTTTTGATGAATATAG GTACACAGACCTGGGTACTCCAGCGTCATCCCTGAGTCCTGACTCCACCTGTCTGCCCAGCCCGTATAGTCCATACAACTTCTCACTAGATTCACCACCTCCAACTACGGCTGAGTTTACAGAGTACTTTAATGCTCCAGCTACGTTCATGGAGAAGGATTTCTCTCAGCTGACTCTGTCAG ATATTGAACAGAGAAAGTTGTATGAGGCAGCGAAAGTGATACAAAGTGCATACCGAATATACAGGGACAAGCAACAGTTACAGCAACAGAGGGAGATGGAGGCAGCGGTACTCATACAGAAGTACTACAGGCGCTACAAACAG TATGCATACTACAAGAAAATGACCCAGGCAGCAGTTTTGATTCAAAGCCAATTTAGAAGTTACTACGCACAAAAACGTTTCAAGAAAAGTCGAGATGCAGCGGTTGTGATCCAAAACCAATACAGGACTTACAAGGAGCATGAAAGATTAAAAAAGGGAGGAAACCAATCAGTTATCATTCAACAAAGATTCAG AAGTCACTACCAACGCAAAAGCTCCGACGGAACGGAGGGTCATATAGTTCAACTTGTCTCAGAAACTGGAGACAG AGATGTATGGAAAATTGTACATTTACGAAGG GATCTCTTAAAGTTTCGTCGAGAG CTCCAACCCCGAGGAAAACAGCACAGTCTCCGACAGCACTCCGCCGGAGGCATCCGACACTGA